The following are encoded in a window of Thalassotalea insulae genomic DNA:
- the uspE gene encoding universal stress protein UspE codes for MEKYQKILAVIDPTTEEQKALKRAVELAKKTGAMITAFLSIYDFSYEMTTMLSSDEREAMRQSLINDRIQWLNDIIDSIDHQDLTIDSKVIWHNRPFEPIIEQVLKHQYDIVIKGTHQHDKLKSVIFTPTDWHILRKCPCPVLLVKEHSWPINGNIVAALNVGSDESEHQSLNVKITEEAIHLSKLILANIHLVNSFPGTPVNIAIEIPEFNASEYNDSMFNHHKEAMAKHAQSYSIGEEHTHVVEGLPEDVIENLSNELDAELVILGTVGRTGISAALIGNTAEHVIDRLNCDVLALKPDGYVSPMAE; via the coding sequence ATGGAAAAGTATCAAAAAATATTAGCAGTGATAGATCCAACAACTGAAGAGCAAAAAGCCCTGAAGCGTGCAGTAGAGTTAGCGAAAAAAACGGGAGCTATGATCACCGCATTTTTGTCGATTTATGACTTTTCCTATGAAATGACAACTATGCTATCAAGTGATGAACGCGAAGCTATGCGTCAATCCTTAATTAATGATCGTATCCAGTGGCTCAATGACATAATTGATAGTATCGACCATCAAGATCTCACTATTGACAGCAAGGTGATTTGGCATAACCGTCCATTTGAACCTATTATCGAACAGGTATTAAAGCATCAATACGACATAGTCATCAAAGGCACCCATCAGCACGATAAACTAAAATCTGTAATTTTCACCCCAACCGACTGGCATATTTTAAGAAAATGCCCATGCCCTGTTTTATTGGTGAAAGAGCATTCCTGGCCAATTAACGGCAATATTGTGGCCGCATTAAATGTTGGCAGTGATGAATCTGAACACCAATCGCTCAATGTCAAAATAACTGAAGAAGCCATTCATTTATCTAAACTTATTTTAGCCAATATTCATTTAGTCAATTCTTTCCCTGGTACACCGGTAAACATTGCCATTGAAATCCCTGAATTTAACGCCAGTGAATATAACGATTCGATGTTTAACCATCATAAAGAAGCGATGGCAAAACACGCGCAGAGCTATTCAATTGGTGAAGAGCATACCCATGTAGTTGAAGGTTTACCCGAAGATGTCATTGAAAATTTATCAAACGAGTTAGATGCAGAATTGGTTATTTTAGGCACGGTTGGCCGTACGGGTATTTCTGCCGCTCTAATTGGTAATACAGCAGAACATGTTATCGATCGACTGAATTGTGATGTTTTGGCATTAAAACCTGATGGCTACGTCTCCCCTATGGCGGAATAA
- the fnr gene encoding fumarate/nitrate reduction transcriptional regulator Fnr — translation MYKNQCSGQQHIHCQNCSISELCLPFSLNDREMDTLDQIIDRKRPIHKGEELFQDGQKMQSLYAIRSGTFKTFTVNESGEEQITGFHLAGDLLGFDAIAATEHPSFAKALETSMVCEIPYNTLDNLSNSMPKLKKQILRMMSSEIKTDQQMLTLLNRKNAEQRLATFISSLSARYQARGLSAKEFRLTMTRSDIGNYIGLTVETISRLLNRFHKSGIIQVDGKLITILDIDKLNECADL, via the coding sequence ATGTATAAGAATCAATGTTCCGGTCAGCAGCATATCCACTGCCAAAATTGTAGTATTAGTGAGCTATGTCTGCCTTTCTCGTTAAACGATCGGGAGATGGATACGCTCGATCAAATTATCGATCGTAAACGCCCAATCCATAAAGGTGAAGAGCTGTTCCAAGACGGTCAGAAAATGCAGTCCTTGTATGCAATTCGCTCTGGTACTTTTAAAACATTTACCGTGAATGAAAGTGGCGAAGAACAAATTACCGGTTTTCACCTCGCTGGTGATTTACTTGGCTTTGATGCTATTGCTGCCACTGAGCACCCAAGCTTTGCTAAGGCATTAGAAACATCTATGGTCTGTGAGATCCCTTACAATACTTTAGATAACCTATCGAACAGCATGCCGAAATTAAAAAAACAAATTTTGCGCATGATGAGCAGTGAAATCAAAACCGATCAACAAATGTTAACTTTGCTTAACCGTAAAAATGCCGAGCAACGTTTAGCAACCTTTATCAGCTCATTAAGTGCTCGTTATCAAGCACGTGGCTTATCAGCAAAAGAGTTTCGTTTAACCATGACCCGCAGTGATATCGGCAATTATATTGGTTTAACCGTGGAAACTATTAGCCGCTTATTAAACCGTTTTCATAAGAGCGGCATTATTCAAGTTGACGGTAAACTCATTACTATTTTAGATATAGATAAACTAAACGAGTGTGCTGATTTATAA
- the ttcA gene encoding tRNA 2-thiocytidine(32) synthetase TtcA: MASTLLTNTLTSQQKTQLNKLEKRLRRHVGQAIAQYNMIEDGDKIMVCLSGGKDSYALLSILLILKESAPIHFDIVAVNLDQKQPGFPEDVLPNYLASLNVDYKIIEEDTYAIVKEKIPEGKTTCSLCSRLRRAVLYRVAKELNATKIALGHHRDDMIETMMLNMFYGGKLKAMPAKLVSDNGEHVVIRPLAFCKESELIQYAELKQFPIIPCNLCGSQPNLQRQNIKQMLNDWHDKFPGRIESMFTAMQNVVPSHLCDNNLFDFKTITVDSGVINGGDVAFDPSDDLAVTPSTAPSYHQDNAQQLDIVEIK, translated from the coding sequence ATGGCCAGTACTCTACTTACAAATACATTAACTTCACAGCAAAAAACACAACTCAATAAACTTGAGAAAAGACTTCGTCGTCATGTTGGTCAAGCAATTGCCCAATATAATATGATTGAAGATGGTGACAAGATAATGGTTTGTTTATCTGGCGGCAAAGACAGTTACGCGTTACTATCCATCTTGTTGATTTTAAAGGAATCGGCGCCGATACATTTTGATATTGTTGCTGTTAACCTAGATCAGAAACAGCCAGGCTTTCCTGAAGATGTGCTGCCCAATTATCTTGCTTCACTCAATGTTGATTATAAAATTATCGAAGAAGATACCTACGCAATAGTCAAAGAAAAAATTCCTGAAGGCAAAACCACCTGTAGTTTATGCTCACGCTTACGTCGAGCAGTGCTATATCGGGTAGCTAAAGAGCTTAATGCCACTAAAATTGCGCTAGGACACCACAGAGATGACATGATAGAGACTATGATGCTCAATATGTTTTACGGCGGCAAATTAAAAGCGATGCCAGCCAAACTAGTCTCAGATAATGGTGAACATGTCGTCATTCGCCCATTAGCCTTTTGTAAAGAGTCTGAGCTGATTCAGTATGCTGAGTTGAAGCAGTTTCCGATCATTCCATGTAATTTATGCGGTTCGCAACCCAATTTACAGCGACAAAACATTAAACAAATGCTGAACGACTGGCACGATAAATTCCCTGGTCGTATCGAGTCAATGTTCACCGCGATGCAAAATGTCGTGCCGTCTCACTTATGTGACAATAACCTGTTTGATTTTAAAACCATTACCGTCGACTCAGGTGTCATTAATGGTGGTGATGTCGCTTTCGATCCATCTGACGACCTAGCTGTCACGCCATCAACAGCCCCCT